In Lotus japonicus ecotype B-129 chromosome 5, LjGifu_v1.2, one genomic interval encodes:
- the LOC130717588 gene encoding delta(3,5)-Delta(2,4)-dienoyl-CoA isomerase, peroxisomal, protein MEVKYKTLEIVPKSGSGSGSGSGSGSGVWYLTLNRPSQRNALSDDFFCEFPKALCALDHNPNVNVIVLSGAGNHFCSGIDLSLLKSTSTTGANGGESLRRQILAMQDSLTSLERCRKPVIASIHGACIGGGIDIITACDIRFCTKEAFFSVKEVDLALAADLGTLQRLPMIVGFGNAMELALTARRFSGLEAKELGLVSRAFDSKHDLDEGVYQVAQAIATKSPLALIGTKTVLLRSRDLTVDQGLDYVATLNSARLLSADLTEAVMAQMQKRKPLFSKL, encoded by the exons ATGGAAGTGAAATACAAAACCCTAGAAATTGTCCCAAAatctggttctggttctggttctggttctggttctggttctggtgTGTGGTATCTTACATTGAATCGTCCCTCACAACGCAACGCCCTTTCCGATGATTTCTTCTGTGAGTTCCCAAAAGCCCTGTGTGCACTCGACCACAACCCCAACGTGAACGTCATCGTTTTATCCGGTGCTGGCAACCACTTTTGCTCCGGCATCGACCTTTCCCTTTTGAAATCTACATCTACTACTGGTGCCAATGGCGGCGAGAGTCTCCGGCGACAGATCCTGGCGATGCAAGATTCGTTGACGTCCCTGGAACGATGCAGGAAACCCGTCATTGCCAGTATACATGGAGCTTGCATCGGTGGTGGAATTGATATCATAACCGCCTGTGACATAAGGTTTTGTACGAAGGAGGCGTTTTTCTCGGTGAAGGAGGTGGATTTGGCCCTGGCGGCTGATCTGGGAACTCTTCAGAGGTTGCCCATGATTGTCGGTTTCGGCAACGCCATGGAGTTGGCTTTGACGGCTCGCAGGTTCTCAGGTTTGGAGGCCAAGGAGTTGGGTCTCGTTTCTCGGGCTTTCGATTCCAAACACGACCTAGACGAGGGCGTCTACCAGGTCGCTCAGG CAATTGCTACCAAGTCTCCCCTTGCGCTTATTGGGACAAAAACTGTGTTGCTTAGAAGTAGGGACTTAACTGTGGATCAAGGCTTGGATTATGTTGCAACCTTGAATTCTGCCAGATTGTTATCTGCTGATTTAACTGAAGCAGTTATGGCACAGATGCAGAAGCGGAAGCCACTTTTTTCAAAGCTCTAA